In Mastacembelus armatus chromosome 22, fMasArm1.2, whole genome shotgun sequence, a genomic segment contains:
- the jkamp gene encoding JNK1/MAPK8-associated membrane protein — protein sequence MAVAMSSTCPGLYCGRMMVNGSVEGECGVCPRGERANLQKVCERCTESPELYDWLYLGFMAMLPVMLHWFFVEWYSGKKSSSALLQHITAMLECSLSAVVTLLVTEPIGMLSIRSCRVQMLSDWYTMLYNPSPDYVNTLHCTQEAVYPLYTIVLIYYAFCLVLMMLLRPLLVKKIACGLGKSDRFKSIYAALYFFPILTVLQAVGGGLLYYAFPYIILVLSLVTLAVYMSASEIQSFKHLFAKKKRLVVLFSHWLLHAYGIISISRLDKLEQDLPLLALVPGPALFYIATAKFTEPSRILSEGGNGH from the exons ATGG CTGTGGCCATGAGCTCAACGTGTCCAGGCCTGTATTGTGGCAGGATGATGGTCAACGGATCAGTGGAGGGGGAGTGTGGT GTTTGTCCACGTGGAGAGCGAGCCAACCTCCAGAAGGTATGTGAACGTTGTACTGAGTCTCCTGAGCTCTACGACTGGCTCTACCTGGGATTCATGGCTATGTTACCTGTGATGCTGCACTGGTTCTTCGTTGAGTGGTACTCTGGAAAGAAGAG TTCCAGCGCTCTGCTGCAGCACATCACTGCCATGTTGGAGTGCAGTCTGTCAGCTGTGGTAACTCTGCTGGTCACAGAGCCAATTGGAATGCTTAGCATCCGTTCCTGTCGAGTCCAGATGCTGTCAGACTGGTACACCATGTTGTACAACCCCAGCCCAGATTATGTCAACACATTACACTGCACCCAGGAGGCTGTCTACCCACT CTACACCATTGTATTAATCTATTATGCATTCTGCTTGGTACTCATGATGCTACTGCGCCCTCTGCTCGTCAAAAAGATAGCTTGTGGTCTGGGCAAATCTGACCGCTTCAAAAGCATCTATGCTGCTCTGTACTTCTTCCCCatcctcactgtgctgcaggctgTGGGAGGAGGACTGTTGT actATGCGTTTCCTTACATCATATTGGTCCTGTCTCTGGTCACACTGGCTGTTTACATGTCAGCCTCTGAGATACAG TCTTTTAAACATCTGTTTGCTAAGAAGAAGCGTCTTGTTGTCCTGTTCAGCCATTGGCTGCTCCATGCATACGGCATCATCTCTATCTCCCGACTGGACAAGCTAGAGCAAGACTTGCCACTTCTGGCCCTTGTGCCTGGTCCTGCACTGTTCTACATTGCCACAGCTAAATTCACCGAGCCCAGCCGCATCCTGTCTGAGGGCGGAAATGGACATTGA
- the LOC113128663 gene encoding uncharacterized protein LOC113128663: MIDFAKFLARRELVTTGLSKFDDSPENFRAWQSSFFNATQGLGLTYSEELDLLVKWLGKESSEHVKRIRAVHVTNPRAALHLSWQRLQECYGTPEMVEDALFKRLDSFPRLSPKDNAKLRELGDLLMELLAAKDDGYLPGLAYLDTPRGIKPIVEKLPPRLQEKWLTTTQVLPRQATASHTAKGRKLHSSKVDSRLLYLCTKQSATVDAGTTSTAGSEKKERQLSSSILPCAQENASVREMSSIQNENTAGTKRHSKRT; the protein is encoded by the coding sequence ATGATAGACTTCGCCAAGTTCCTAGCACGCAGAGAATTAGTGACCACTGGCCTCTCGAAGTTTGACGATTCACCAGAGAACTTCAGAGCATGGCAGTCATCCTTCTTCAATGCAACACAGGGCTTGGGGCTCACCTACAGCGAAGAGTTAGACCTACTTGTGAAGTGGCTGGGTAAAGAGTCATCTGAGCATGTGAAAAGGATTCGCGCTGTTCATGTCACTAACCCCAGAGCTGCCCTCCATCTGTCCTGGCAGAGACTGCAGGAATGCTACGGCACACCAGAGATGGTGGAGGATGCCCTGTTCAAAAGACTGGATAGCTTTCCCCGTCTATCTCCTAAAGACAATGCAAAACTGAGAGAGCTCGGTGATCTTCTTATGGAGCTGCTGGCAGCAAAGGATGATGGATACCTCCCCGGCCTGGCCTACCTCGACACTCCTCGTGGGATAAAGCCCATAGTAGAGAAGTTGCCTCCCAGACTGCAGGAGAAGTGGCTCACAACGACCCAAGTTTTGCCTCGTCAAGCAACGGCCAGTCATACAGCAAAGGGGAGAAAACTACATTCAAGCAAAGTGGATTCAAGACTGCTATATCTGTGCACAAAACAGTCTGCTACTGTTGACGCAGGCACCACAAGCACCGCAGGctctgaaaagaaagaaagacagttATCCAGCTCGATATTGCCCTGTGCACAAGAAAACGCATCCGTTAGAGAAATGTCGAGCATTCAAAACGAAAACACTGCAGGAACGAAAAGACATTCTAAAAGAACATAA
- the gpr135 gene encoding G-protein coupled receptor 135 gives MDSPVSTALQGTSSNYTADNSGPSFTNHLGTASPVVPRVVSIVTSIVTTTTETAVRTIGNLSSFRDQRGSELNQNHQTSTPSVLSTAESNSVLQGITVAAQALVLLSIFFLSSLGNSAVVIVIIKHRQLRTVTNAFIMSLSLSDFLTAVLCLPFSFVMLFSKDGIWIFGDNFCVANGFFNTCFGIISTLTMTLISFDRYYAIVRQPQAKIGRQKATHLLIAVWITAVIFSLPWYLLVRTPTEIHKRGFYHCMYVFHSGTSRMGTAYSICLIVVCYLLPFSLMCFCHYNICKTVRLSEIRVRPVTTYAYLLRFYSEMRTATTVLIMIVFIIFCWGPYCLMGLITAMGDYTFNPAMDTVAIWLAWANGAINPLIYALRNPNISMLLGRSREEGYRTRNIAAYLSSQTQNQEIRLNQAERIRDRYVSRVRVNNCRLSSSSPGKPGGGGEVAMWACKNPAVFFCRDTQRDTATVPNNVSAPKMKTADTSL, from the exons ATGGATTCGCCTGTGAGCACTGCCCTGCAGGGCACCAGCAGCAACTACACTGCTGACAATTCTGGGCCAAGCTTCACCAACCACCTGGGCACTGCCTCACCAGTGGTTCCGAG GGTTGTTTCCATAGTCACCAGCATAGTGACCACAACCACAGAGACTGCAGTGCGAACCATAGGAAACCTGTCATCATTCAGAGACCAAAGAGGGAGTGAACTTAATCAGAACCATCAGACATCAACCCCATCGGTGCTCAGCACTGCTGAGAGTAACTCTGTTCTGCAGGGCATTACTGTGGCAGCACAGGCCCTAGTGCTCCtctccatcttcttcctctccagCCTTGGTAACTCAGCAGttgttattgtcattattaaacACAGACAGCTTCGAACAGTGACCAATGCTTTCATCATGTCGCTGTCACTGTCGGACTTTCTCACAGCTGTTCTGTGTCTACCATTCTCCTTTGTCATGCTCTTCAGTAAGGATGGTATCTGGATATTTGGGGATAATTTCTGTGTGGCCAATGGCTTTTTCAATACTTGCTTTGGTATAATCTCCACCTTGACTATGACTTTAATCTCATTCGACAGGTACTATGCCATAGTGAGACAGCCACAGGCTAAAATAGGGCGCCAGAAAGCAACTCATTTGTTGATAGCTGTATGGATAACTGCAgtcattttctctttgcctTGGTATCTGTTAGTCCGAACACCTACAGAAATCCATAAAAGAGGGTTTTACCACTGCATGTATGTTTTCCACTCTGGGACCTCGCGTATGGGGACAGCTTATAGCATCTGCCTTATTGTTGTATGTTATTTATTGCCCTTTTCcctcatgtgtttttgtcattacaACATCTGTAAGACAGTGCGGCTCTCTGAAATCCGGGTCAGGCCAGTGACCACATATGCATACTTGCTAAGATTTTACAGTGAAATGCGAACAGCCACCACAGTTCTGATTAtgattgttttcatcattttttgttGGGGACCATATTGTTTAATGGGATTGATCACAGCAATGGGAGACTACACATTCAACCCTGCAATGGACACAGTGGCCATCTGGCTAGCCTGGGCAAATGGCGCCATCAACCCTCTAATTTATGCCCTGAGGAACCCCAATATATCTATGTTACTGGGGCGAAGCAGAGAAGAGGGATATCGGACCAGAAATATTGCTGCATACCTCTCAAGCCAAACCCAGAACCAAGAGATTCGACTTAACCAAGCAGAGAGGATAAGAGACCGCTATGTAAGTCGGGTACGGGTGAATAACTGTCGATTGTCAAGTTCAAGTCCTGGAAAAccaggagggggaggagaggtggCAATGTGGGCCTGTAAAAACCCTGCTGTGTTCTTCTGCAGGGACACCCAGCGTGACACTGCAACAGTACCCAACAATGTCAGCGCACCAAAGATGAAGACAGCTGACACCAGCCTATGA